The following are from one region of the Achromobacter xylosoxidans genome:
- a CDS encoding ATP-binding protein, with translation MILLHLLAMALLACILIGTMLLMYWSFSDEVSSYRRRMNAAADRAQIFFDQRETLLRAVAASSVRNTDRMPAQHTPRTFGQTGQINVIPLTNGADAYEWALILTRRNRADVAAANARIVYTTLADSGATRLAVDDTRRDGHQISREAEKWLYDALASHHATPDPDDGRAPVVWIRPLTDATDHLFLYTPLDTAGREQTWVGLEVDDIASVITAQHASDGASYALYDSDSRVALHGGPSPSATGSMSARLTRDSFSFQGASWLPHSLALSKAVGEAGWRLIYYVPTQDVLKHGASAFWAVGTIAACLSTVVLLGVRHIRETLISPAIRHQTALIDSLALNRKIIDVAPIGLSLVRPADGTQVISNETARHLLGAHDRWREDTRSAGDQAGRHEYQLGDGRTVCLTYAATSYQSENVVICAISDISAQKEIEHTLRSAKLAADQANDAKTLFFATISHEIRTPLYGILGTLELLALTPMTSQQQQYLQTVQQSSSTLLRTINDTLDLSRMEAGHEDLILSEFSPAEMLERVVANYAARAQGKGLQIFSLSDTGMPAMVKGDPVRLQQILNNLVSNSVKFTEAGRVVLRGTASVVDPGKVTLRFQVADTGVGIRAESQAQLFEPYFRAHSGLGRDATGTGLGLAISRRLVDLMGGSLTVVSEVGLGTSITFTVALDVTEMEPASPIALRRSAVYVSGAIPEVVANACAWLNNWGAIAIPYRGQSHGQDADNAVLLQTWPPGLTEASWAGSRVRVLAPGADHASIASRGGRLGVTSQGNPFSIGTAVGMAQHGREQVLPPSPGTQRPSLGLRILVVEDNAINQIILREQLEYLGCSATIASNGGEALQRWDPDKYDAVITDINMPVLDGYELARALRKLGYRGTILGVTACAAPETITKAQEAGMNQVLIKPLPILALTATLHAYAEG, from the coding sequence ATGATCCTGCTGCACCTGCTCGCGATGGCGCTGCTGGCATGCATACTCATCGGCACGATGCTGTTGATGTACTGGTCGTTCAGCGACGAGGTGTCCAGTTACCGCCGCCGCATGAACGCCGCCGCCGACCGGGCGCAGATATTCTTCGACCAGCGCGAAACGCTGCTGCGGGCCGTGGCTGCCTCGTCGGTGCGCAACACCGACCGCATGCCGGCCCAGCACACGCCCAGGACCTTCGGCCAGACCGGACAGATCAACGTGATCCCGCTGACGAACGGAGCGGACGCCTACGAATGGGCGCTGATTCTCACCCGCCGCAACCGGGCGGACGTAGCCGCCGCCAATGCGCGCATCGTCTACACAACGCTGGCAGACTCCGGCGCGACACGTCTGGCGGTGGACGACACGCGGCGGGACGGTCACCAGATTTCCAGGGAAGCGGAAAAATGGCTCTACGACGCGCTGGCGTCGCATCACGCCACGCCTGATCCGGACGACGGACGCGCGCCAGTCGTCTGGATCAGGCCCCTGACGGACGCCACCGATCATCTGTTTCTCTACACGCCTCTGGACACGGCGGGCCGCGAGCAGACCTGGGTAGGGCTCGAAGTCGACGACATCGCTTCCGTCATCACGGCGCAACATGCCAGCGACGGCGCAAGCTATGCGCTTTACGACAGCGACAGCCGGGTCGCCTTGCACGGCGGCCCCTCGCCTTCCGCCACCGGCTCGATGTCGGCGAGATTGACCCGCGACTCCTTCAGCTTCCAAGGCGCCAGCTGGCTTCCCCACAGCCTGGCGCTGAGCAAGGCGGTCGGCGAAGCCGGCTGGCGACTGATCTACTACGTGCCGACGCAGGACGTGCTGAAACATGGCGCATCCGCCTTCTGGGCTGTGGGCACGATCGCGGCCTGCCTGAGCACGGTGGTCCTGCTGGGGGTACGCCACATCAGGGAGACGCTGATTTCGCCCGCGATCCGGCATCAGACCGCGCTCATCGACAGCCTCGCCCTGAACCGGAAGATCATTGACGTCGCGCCGATCGGGCTCAGCCTGGTTCGCCCCGCCGACGGCACCCAGGTCATATCGAACGAGACGGCGCGCCATCTGCTGGGCGCGCACGACAGGTGGCGCGAGGACACGCGCAGCGCTGGCGACCAGGCAGGCCGGCATGAGTATCAGCTTGGCGACGGACGCACCGTCTGCCTGACATACGCCGCGACCAGCTACCAATCGGAGAACGTCGTGATATGCGCCATCAGCGATATTTCCGCGCAGAAGGAAATTGAACACACCTTGCGCAGTGCCAAACTGGCTGCCGACCAGGCGAATGACGCCAAAACCCTGTTCTTCGCCACGATCAGCCACGAAATACGCACCCCTCTGTACGGCATCCTGGGCACGCTGGAGCTGCTTGCGCTCACGCCCATGACGAGCCAGCAGCAGCAATACCTTCAAACCGTCCAGCAATCCTCCTCGACCTTGCTGCGCACCATCAACGACACGCTGGACCTGTCCCGCATGGAGGCCGGCCACGAGGACCTGATCCTTTCGGAGTTCTCGCCCGCGGAGATGCTGGAAAGAGTCGTGGCCAACTATGCCGCTCGCGCCCAGGGCAAGGGGCTACAGATTTTTTCCCTATCCGACACCGGTATGCCGGCAATGGTGAAGGGGGATCCGGTCCGGTTGCAGCAGATCCTCAACAATCTGGTGAGCAACTCGGTCAAGTTCACCGAGGCGGGCCGGGTCGTGCTGCGAGGAACCGCGAGCGTCGTCGATCCTGGCAAGGTGACGCTGCGCTTCCAGGTCGCCGATACCGGCGTCGGCATACGCGCGGAATCGCAAGCCCAGCTATTCGAGCCCTACTTTCGAGCGCATTCCGGGCTGGGCCGGGACGCGACCGGCACTGGCCTGGGCCTGGCCATCAGCCGCCGCCTGGTCGACCTGATGGGAGGCAGCCTGACCGTGGTCAGCGAGGTCGGCCTGGGTACCAGCATAACGTTCACCGTCGCGCTCGACGTAACCGAAATGGAACCGGCATCGCCCATAGCGCTACGACGCAGCGCCGTCTACGTCAGCGGCGCCATTCCGGAGGTCGTGGCGAACGCATGCGCGTGGCTGAACAATTGGGGCGCCATCGCCATACCCTATCGCGGGCAGAGCCATGGACAAGATGCCGACAACGCGGTCTTGCTGCAGACCTGGCCGCCCGGACTGACAGAAGCGTCTTGGGCCGGCAGCAGGGTGCGCGTGCTCGCCCCAGGCGCCGACCATGCTTCGATCGCGTCGCGCGGCGGCCGCCTCGGCGTCACCAGTCAGGGCAATCCATTCAGTATCGGAACCGCCGTAGGCATGGCCCAACACGGCCGCGAACAAGTCCTGCCGCCCTCTCCCGGCACGCAACGGCCTTCGCTGGGGCTACGGATCCTGGTGGTCGAGGACAACGCAATCAACCAGATCATCCTGCGCGAGCAACTCGAGTACTTGGGATGCTCAGCCACCATAGCCTCCAACGGCGGCGAAGCGCTGCAACGCTGGGATCCCGACAAGTACGACGCCGTCATCACCGACATCAATATGCCTGTCCTGGACGGCTACGAGCTGGCCAGAGCCCTGCGCAAACTCGGCTACCGGGGAACCATACTGGGCGTGACGGCCTGCGCGGCGCCCGAAACCATAACCAAGGCGCAGGAAGCCGGCATGAATCAGGTGCTGATCAAGCCCCTGCCCATCCTGGCCCTGACCGCAACCTTGCACGCATACGCCGAAGGCTGA
- a CDS encoding fimbrial assembly protein, translating into MKLNKILIALGLAGAFAGVAHAATPAEKTVTKSITLTAQINDAIFVSKPDGSTWYGTEELEPADYRQLTFSKTLPIRIFSKTAGINVKLSQPLKMSNGHLEMTNAQVILTHAAGDQVLAYDKPNKITQVVQGNGGFDEIHNLEISVDSPQQTNGQPTNGSYSGNLVMLFEPAP; encoded by the coding sequence ATGAAACTGAACAAGATCCTGATCGCACTGGGATTGGCTGGCGCGTTTGCGGGCGTGGCGCATGCCGCTACCCCAGCAGAGAAAACCGTCACAAAGAGCATCACCCTGACGGCTCAGATCAACGACGCGATTTTCGTGTCCAAGCCCGACGGCTCCACCTGGTACGGCACCGAAGAGCTCGAACCGGCAGACTACAGGCAGCTGACATTCTCCAAGACGCTGCCGATCCGCATATTTTCGAAGACCGCTGGGATCAACGTCAAGCTCTCCCAACCTCTGAAAATGTCCAACGGACACCTCGAGATGACCAACGCACAGGTGATCTTGACCCACGCCGCAGGCGACCAAGTCCTGGCATACGACAAACCCAACAAGATTACCCAGGTCGTGCAGGGCAACGGCGGCTTTGACGAAATCCACAATCTGGAAATCTCAGTGGACAGCCCCCAGCAAACCAACGGCCAGCCCACCAACGGCAGCTACAGCGGCAATCTGGTCATGCTCTTCGAGCCGGCCCCTTAA
- a CDS encoding EAL domain-containing protein, translating into MLSKLKVLVLDDHAYQCALLKDMLEEAGFPHVDTALDAHDALDQIWREKHQLVLMDVDMPGMDGAQFIHELACRGLNPILAIVTGCSRRMSNSIGLMAKERGFAVMASFIKPVSTEQIGSLAAGLLRKQTALAPARTPAGADQSRPLLDRRMIENALRDGSIQAWFQPKKSLVSGNIVGAEALVRWQHKELGLMLPSSFLASLRAYDLDHELLLRMLDDGLRAYSIWRDQGHRIPISVNLSASLLDLPQLPDELHAMVSGLGIPASDVTFELLEDAMPTLAGQFHMGASRLRLKGFGLSQDDFGKGYSSMYNLISTPYTEVKIDRAFVNGAAADESLAAALVASIQLGRQLGLQVTAEGVETLEDLELLRRIGCDVAQGFLISAAVNVATFCELLAYEPNSYFAPLSPPH; encoded by the coding sequence ATGCTGTCCAAACTCAAAGTACTGGTACTGGATGATCACGCCTACCAATGCGCCTTGCTGAAAGACATGCTTGAGGAAGCAGGCTTCCCGCACGTCGACACGGCGCTCGACGCGCACGACGCCCTGGACCAGATCTGGAGAGAGAAACATCAACTGGTGCTCATGGATGTGGACATGCCCGGCATGGACGGCGCGCAGTTCATTCATGAACTCGCCTGTCGCGGCCTGAATCCGATACTGGCTATCGTCACGGGATGCTCCCGGCGGATGAGCAACAGCATCGGACTCATGGCAAAAGAGCGCGGATTCGCCGTCATGGCAAGCTTCATCAAGCCGGTTTCCACCGAGCAGATCGGCAGCCTGGCGGCAGGACTGCTGAGAAAGCAGACCGCCCTGGCGCCAGCGCGAACTCCCGCCGGCGCCGATCAGTCTCGACCTCTGCTCGACCGGCGCATGATCGAGAACGCCCTGCGCGACGGCAGTATCCAGGCCTGGTTTCAGCCGAAGAAATCACTCGTTTCCGGCAACATCGTCGGCGCCGAGGCACTGGTCCGCTGGCAGCACAAAGAACTGGGCCTGATGCTGCCCTCCTCGTTCCTCGCATCGCTGCGCGCCTACGATCTGGACCACGAACTGCTGCTGCGCATGTTGGACGATGGCCTGAGAGCCTATTCCATCTGGCGCGATCAAGGGCACCGCATTCCCATTTCGGTCAATCTTTCGGCCAGCCTGCTGGATCTTCCGCAGTTGCCCGACGAACTCCATGCCATGGTCTCCGGACTCGGCATACCCGCCTCGGACGTGACCTTCGAACTGCTCGAGGACGCGATGCCGACACTCGCCGGGCAGTTCCACATGGGAGCCAGCCGCCTGCGCCTGAAGGGGTTCGGGCTGTCGCAAGATGATTTCGGCAAGGGTTACAGCTCCATGTACAACCTCATCTCCACCCCCTACACCGAGGTGAAGATCGATCGCGCCTTCGTCAACGGCGCCGCGGCCGACGAGTCGCTGGCGGCCGCGCTGGTGGCGTCGATCCAGCTGGGACGGCAACTGGGCTTGCAGGTGACCGCCGAAGGCGTGGAAACGCTGGAAGACCTGGAATTGCTACGACGGATCGGCTGCGATGTCGCACAAGGATTCCTTATTTCCGCAGCCGTCAACGTTGCGACCTTCTGCGAGTTGCTGGCCTACGAACCGAATTCCTATTTCGCCCCGCTGTCTCCGCCCCACTAG
- a CDS encoding autotransporter outer membrane beta-barrel domain-containing protein, whose translation MIHDTKKWLTATLALSASYCGGVAAADLTVTSGNTQVFDGSANFPGGVDVNGGTLVIGGNGGGSGVTLGGNVNANSNGTVAGFGSINGDLNVSGARVAPGYEVGTPTGVSNGNLVVNGNLSMNNSVFNFETGYAGLPITQPGTGDNITVRGNAAINNTTLNVTVNTLGVNAGYYRILSYGGSLSGNGLTLGSVSGDSAPAATIQNLTGDKQINLILGPSTTNLWNGNGAASATRSGGGNGTWSAASANWNSPSNATGALPDGGYAIFTGAAGTVNVDGSAGPVRVSGIQFATDRYRLQGAPITLVGSGGNPPAIVVGDGTYASGQFVDTIDNPLQGTQGFVKTGPGSVILTADSSGLTGPILIADGALEIDGKLNGPMDIGREVVLAGVGQVGTTNLYPTAVISPGNDGTPMGTLTVNGNLTFGQNTIYRVHADPASNLSDRIHVTGVAYLDGTVAHVGPDGNYAPRTTYNILTADGGIQGQFTGASSSYAFLTPTLSYDPKNAYMTLTRNDVPIGSIGGSGNESNVGGALDKEEPPATGNGSSSNGNGSTSTGNGSSSNGNGNGSTSTDNGSSSNGNGSSTAGNETPSAGSGSSLVDSGIAAGKNTGASQVAAAVLAMTPNEARSALRMLSGEAYASTASVLLSQGDTVRTLPLSHLRGNLDAPVVAGRPTAQLGAPSSDAMPQSGASPVWAQAFGNWSKFGGDGDASSLSQSSGGLFVGGDGAVGGGWRLGGAVGYIGSHNSIDDTSSRTNVDSYTATLFGGRNFQAGPGHIRFMAGAAYTWHDIDAKRDVAAGSLNQRLESSYHASSTQVFTELGYKLPLGDAYTIEPFAGLAWNQLRTRGFEESGGTAALHGSSNSDDVTSTTLGLRGGWEFGSDRTPGRLTASLGWRHAMGDVKPKQQLAFEGGSTFSVTGVPIARDAAVLGLGAEMAITRNTTAGIAYDAQFGGGNRQQSGVLKLAVRF comes from the coding sequence TTGATACACGACACGAAGAAATGGCTGACGGCGACGCTCGCGCTGAGCGCGTCCTACTGCGGTGGCGTCGCGGCTGCGGACCTGACGGTTACGTCGGGCAATACGCAGGTGTTCGACGGCTCGGCCAATTTCCCCGGCGGGGTGGATGTCAACGGCGGCACGCTGGTGATCGGCGGCAATGGCGGCGGCTCTGGCGTTACGTTGGGCGGCAACGTCAATGCGAACTCGAACGGCACCGTCGCGGGCTTTGGCTCGATCAACGGCGATCTCAATGTGTCCGGCGCGCGCGTGGCGCCAGGCTATGAAGTCGGCACGCCTACTGGCGTCTCCAATGGCAACCTGGTCGTCAACGGCAATCTGTCGATGAACAACTCGGTGTTCAATTTCGAGACCGGCTACGCGGGGCTGCCCATTACGCAACCTGGCACCGGCGACAACATCACCGTGCGCGGCAATGCCGCCATCAACAACACCACGCTGAACGTCACGGTCAACACCCTGGGCGTCAACGCCGGCTACTACCGGATCCTGTCCTACGGCGGCAGCCTGAGCGGCAACGGCCTGACGCTGGGATCGGTCTCGGGCGATTCCGCGCCTGCCGCGACCATCCAGAACCTGACCGGCGACAAGCAGATCAATCTCATCCTGGGGCCGAGCACCACCAACCTGTGGAATGGCAACGGCGCGGCATCCGCGACCCGCTCGGGCGGCGGCAACGGCACCTGGAGCGCGGCCAGCGCCAACTGGAACAGTCCGAGCAATGCCACGGGCGCCCTGCCCGACGGCGGCTACGCGATCTTCACGGGCGCGGCCGGCACGGTGAACGTGGACGGCAGCGCCGGTCCGGTGCGCGTGTCGGGCATCCAGTTCGCCACCGATCGCTACCGCTTGCAAGGCGCTCCCATCACCCTGGTCGGCAGCGGCGGCAATCCCCCCGCGATCGTGGTCGGCGACGGCACCTATGCTTCGGGCCAATTCGTCGACACCATCGACAACCCCTTGCAGGGCACGCAGGGCTTCGTCAAGACCGGCCCGGGATCGGTCATCCTGACCGCGGACAGCAGCGGCCTCACGGGCCCCATCCTGATCGCTGACGGCGCCCTGGAAATCGACGGCAAGCTGAACGGCCCGATGGACATCGGCCGTGAAGTGGTGCTGGCAGGCGTGGGCCAGGTGGGCACCACCAACCTCTATCCCACCGCGGTCATCTCTCCCGGCAATGATGGCACGCCCATGGGCACGCTCACCGTCAACGGCAACCTGACCTTTGGCCAGAACACCATCTATCGCGTGCATGCCGATCCGGCCAGCAACCTCAGCGACCGCATCCACGTCACCGGCGTCGCCTACCTCGACGGCACCGTGGCGCACGTGGGTCCTGACGGCAATTACGCGCCGCGCACGACCTACAACATCCTGACGGCGGATGGCGGCATCCAGGGCCAGTTCACCGGCGCTTCGAGCAGCTATGCGTTCCTGACGCCGACGCTCAGCTACGACCCGAAGAACGCGTACATGACCCTGACCCGCAATGATGTGCCGATCGGCAGCATCGGCGGTTCGGGCAACGAGAGCAACGTGGGCGGCGCGCTGGACAAGGAAGAGCCGCCCGCGACGGGCAACGGTTCGTCCTCGAACGGCAACGGCTCGACGTCGACCGGCAATGGTTCGTCCTCGAACGGCAACGGCAACGGCTCGACGTCGACGGACAACGGTTCGTCCTCGAACGGCAACGGTTCGTCCACCGCCGGCAATGAAACGCCGTCCGCCGGTAGCGGATCCTCCCTGGTCGACAGCGGCATCGCCGCTGGCAAGAACACCGGCGCCAGCCAGGTGGCGGCGGCCGTGCTCGCGATGACGCCGAACGAAGCGCGTTCGGCCTTGAGGATGCTGTCGGGCGAGGCTTACGCCAGCACCGCGAGCGTGCTGCTGAGCCAGGGCGACACCGTGCGCACGCTGCCGTTGTCCCATCTGCGCGGCAACCTCGATGCGCCGGTGGTCGCCGGCCGGCCCACGGCCCAATTGGGCGCGCCCTCGTCCGACGCCATGCCGCAAAGCGGCGCGTCGCCGGTGTGGGCGCAAGCGTTCGGTAACTGGAGCAAGTTCGGCGGCGACGGCGACGCGTCCAGCCTGAGCCAATCGTCCGGCGGCCTCTTCGTCGGCGGCGATGGCGCGGTCGGCGGCGGCTGGCGCCTGGGCGGCGCGGTCGGCTACATCGGCAGCCACAACTCGATCGACGATACGTCTTCGCGCACCAATGTGGACAGCTATACGGCGACCCTGTTTGGCGGACGGAACTTCCAGGCCGGCCCCGGCCACATCCGCTTCATGGCCGGCGCAGCCTACACCTGGCATGACATCGACGCGAAGCGCGACGTGGCGGCCGGCAGCTTGAACCAGCGTCTCGAGTCGTCCTACCACGCCTCGTCGACGCAGGTGTTCACCGAACTCGGCTATAAGCTGCCGCTGGGCGATGCCTACACCATCGAACCCTTTGCCGGTCTGGCATGGAACCAGCTGCGCACGCGCGGCTTCGAGGAATCGGGTGGCACGGCGGCCCTGCACGGGTCCAGCAATTCCGATGACGTGACCAGCACCACGCTGGGGCTGCGAGGCGGCTGGGAGTTCGGCTCCGACCGCACGCCGGGGCGCTTGACGGCGTCGCTGGGCTGGCGCCATGCCATGGGCGATGTGAAGCCCAAGCAGCAGTTGGCCTTTGAAGGCGGCAGCACGTTCTCGGTGACGGGCGTGCCGATCGCGCGCGACGCCGCAGTGTTGGGCTTGGGCGCCGAGATGGCGATCACGCGCAACACGACGGCCGGCATTGCGTACGACGCGCAGTTCGGCGGCGGCAACCGCCAGCAGTCGGGCGTGCTCAAGCTGGCTGTGCGCTTCTGA
- a CDS encoding hybrid sensor histidine kinase/response regulator, protein MPPNRIARSLRHLSMACLRAMPPVLLCVAALYCGRQQIQRRHADLMRLDFATIVQTNIWLFACTLLLLAAGLYAGALLWFWCRRRIILPARAARQALAECEALCRTMLATAPCALCALSRENGRLVFGNALALQWLGAGAGQVLPDTPDARRLLMQALQAREPGNIEAFKTHDGRRLTVAYAPTRYRRQDVVLCAFADISARADMERLLKRAKAQADRLYESGAGILSAINREIRTPLHGVLGTLEVLGMTALNEEQRQHVDRVQNASLALQQLTDDLLDIARIESGQFSLETGAFDPLELVESTVAAHAPIAERKGLIIYGCLDTSVPNCVTGDAGRIRQILNNLLSNAIKFTDSGHVVARLCAQAMPDARVRLDLQVADSGIGIAAAQQAKLFEPFHQAAAGTQAARGAGLGLGLFLCARLAALMGTRIQVISEPGLGSSFSISFMVDRADALAYTPPLLQGLSVLVRSARKEAGESVAQWLRQWGAQSRTVPAGIVANGNEAGMLVDLALHKNAEHAPWRGPRIVAGSARSGGGTVLVDRHSAREIGYAVQHLMQGGTDRPPHAALPAHRLLNLRVLVVESDLINQATLQDQLARLGCHATVASDGAEGLALWNIQPYDLVMADADMPGMNGYAFAAALRAQGATVPILALVTSTPRAEEQRCAAADMNGWLAKPIGLRTLRQRLQAYAAAPARKPDRPAAPLQSTAEPPRPGKPVVPAKYKAVFLETMDKDLVRLEASMKSGDNADIRALLHRIRGGLAAVHMAPLLAQADDLAALHRKDGLGGAMPQQVASFVAQLRDKMLEIAKA, encoded by the coding sequence ATGCCGCCGAACAGAATAGCCCGCAGCCTGCGCCACCTGAGCATGGCGTGCCTGCGCGCCATGCCGCCCGTCCTGCTTTGCGTCGCCGCGCTCTACTGCGGGCGCCAACAGATCCAACGGCGCCACGCCGACCTGATGCGGCTGGACTTCGCGACCATCGTGCAGACCAACATCTGGCTGTTCGCCTGCACCTTGCTGTTGCTGGCCGCCGGACTCTATGCCGGCGCGCTGCTCTGGTTCTGGTGCCGCCGCCGCATCATCCTGCCGGCGAGAGCGGCGCGGCAGGCGCTGGCCGAGTGCGAGGCGCTCTGCCGAACGATGCTCGCCACGGCGCCTTGCGCGCTATGTGCGCTCTCGCGCGAGAACGGCCGGCTGGTCTTCGGCAACGCCTTGGCGCTGCAATGGTTGGGCGCGGGCGCCGGCCAGGTCTTGCCCGACACACCCGACGCCAGACGCCTCTTGATGCAAGCCCTGCAAGCACGGGAGCCCGGCAACATTGAGGCATTCAAAACCCATGACGGCCGCAGGCTGACGGTAGCCTATGCCCCGACTCGATACCGCCGGCAGGATGTGGTGCTGTGCGCCTTCGCCGACATCAGCGCACGCGCCGACATGGAGCGTCTACTGAAACGCGCAAAGGCTCAGGCAGACAGGCTCTACGAATCCGGGGCGGGCATCCTGTCCGCCATCAACCGCGAAATCCGCACGCCGCTGCATGGGGTATTGGGCACCCTTGAGGTGTTGGGCATGACGGCGCTGAACGAAGAACAGCGCCAACACGTCGACCGCGTCCAGAACGCATCCCTCGCGCTGCAGCAGCTTACGGACGATCTGCTCGACATCGCCCGGATAGAATCAGGCCAGTTCTCCCTGGAAACCGGCGCATTCGATCCCCTCGAGCTGGTCGAAAGCACGGTCGCGGCCCATGCTCCGATAGCAGAACGCAAGGGGTTGATCATCTATGGCTGCCTGGACACCTCGGTACCGAACTGCGTCACCGGCGACGCCGGACGCATCCGGCAGATACTGAACAACCTGCTGAGCAACGCCATCAAGTTCACGGATTCCGGCCACGTCGTCGCCAGGCTGTGTGCGCAGGCCATGCCAGACGCCAGGGTCCGCCTGGACCTGCAGGTTGCCGATAGCGGTATTGGCATCGCCGCAGCCCAGCAGGCCAAACTGTTCGAACCCTTCCATCAGGCCGCTGCCGGAACGCAGGCCGCGCGCGGCGCGGGCCTGGGTCTGGGTCTGTTTCTTTGCGCCCGCCTGGCGGCGCTCATGGGAACCCGTATCCAGGTCATCAGCGAACCTGGGCTGGGCAGCAGCTTCTCCATTTCCTTCATGGTGGACCGGGCGGACGCGTTGGCCTATACGCCACCGCTGTTGCAGGGTCTAAGCGTGCTGGTGCGCAGCGCCCGCAAGGAAGCGGGCGAGAGCGTGGCCCAGTGGCTGCGGCAATGGGGGGCCCAGTCCCGAACCGTCCCCGCAGGCATCGTCGCCAACGGCAACGAGGCTGGCATGTTGGTCGACCTGGCCTTGCACAAGAATGCCGAACATGCGCCCTGGAGAGGGCCGCGCATCGTGGCGGGAAGCGCACGCAGCGGCGGCGGCACGGTCCTGGTAGACCGCCATTCCGCGCGCGAGATCGGCTACGCGGTACAACACCTGATGCAAGGCGGAACAGATCGGCCCCCGCATGCCGCGCTGCCTGCCCACCGCCTCCTGAACCTGCGCGTCCTGGTCGTGGAGAGCGATCTCATCAACCAGGCCACGCTGCAGGATCAGCTCGCGCGCCTGGGCTGCCACGCCACGGTCGCCTCGGACGGGGCCGAAGGACTGGCATTGTGGAACATACAGCCCTACGACCTGGTCATGGCGGACGCCGACATGCCCGGCATGAACGGCTACGCGTTCGCCGCGGCCCTGCGCGCCCAGGGCGCGACGGTCCCCATCCTTGCCCTGGTCACAAGCACGCCCCGCGCAGAGGAACAGCGGTGCGCAGCGGCCGACATGAACGGCTGGCTCGCCAAACCGATAGGCCTGCGCACGCTCAGGCAACGGCTCCAGGCATACGCCGCCGCACCTGCCCGCAAGCCCGACCGGCCGGCTGCCCCGCTACAGAGCACCGCCGAACCGCCGCGGCCCGGCAAGCCGGTGGTTCCCGCCAAGTACAAGGCCGTCTTTCTCGAAACCATGGACAAGGATCTGGTTCGGCTGGAAGCCTCGATGAAGAGCGGCGACAACGCCGATATCCGCGCTTTGCTGCATCGTATACGCGGCGGCCTGGCCGCAGTGCACATGGCCCCTCTGCTGGCCCAGGCCGATGATCTTGCCGCCCTGCACCGCAAGGACGGCCTGGGCGGCGCCATGCCCCAGCAGGTGGCCTCCTTTGTCGCGCAGTTGCGAGACAAGATGCTCGAGATCGCGAAAGCGTAA